Proteins co-encoded in one Hyla sarda isolate aHylSar1 chromosome 4, aHylSar1.hap1, whole genome shotgun sequence genomic window:
- the LOC130367507 gene encoding histone H4-like → MSRLNDSAPQTLFIQFSTSKMSGRGKGGKGLGKGGAKRHRKVLRDNIQGITKPAIRRLARRGGVKRISGLIYEETRGVLKVFLENVIRDAVTYTEHAKRKTVTAMDVVYALKRQGRTLYGFGG, encoded by the exons ATGAGCCGCCTGAAC GACTCCGCGCCTCAAACTTTATTCATTCAATTCTCAACCAGCAAGATGTCGGGACGCGGTAAAGGAGGGAAAGGTCTCGGTAAGGGCGGAGCCAAGCGGCACAGGAAGGTGCTCCGTGATAACATCCAGGGCATCACTAAGCCTGCAATCCGCCGTCTAGCTCGCAGGGGAGGTGTGAAGCGTATCTCCGGCCTCATCTATGAAGAGACTCGTGGTGTCCTGAAGGTTTTCCTGGAGAACGTCATCCGTGACGCCGTCACCTACACCGAGCACGCCAAGAGGAAGACCGTCACCGCTATGGACGTGGTGTACGCCCTCAAGCGCCAGGGCCGCACTCTTTACGGCTTCGGAGGTTAA
- the LOC130367526 gene encoding histone H2A type 1, with protein sequence MSGRGKQGGKVRAKAKTRSSRAGLQFPVGRVHRLLRKGNYAERVGAGAPVYLAAVLEYLTAEILELAGNAARDNKKTRIIPRHLQLAVRNDEELNKLLGGVTIAQGGVLPNIQAVLLPKKTESSKAAKSK encoded by the coding sequence ATGTCTGGACGCGGCAAACAAGGAGGGAAGGTTCGGGCTAAGGCAAAGACCCGCTCATCCCGGGCAGGACTCCAGTTCCCCGTCGGTCGTGTGCACAGGCTTCTCCGCAAAGGGAACTACGCCGAGAGGGTGGGCGCCGGTGCTCCGGTCTACCTGGCCGCTGTGCTGGAGTATTTAACCGCTGAGATCCTGGAATTGGCCGGTAATGCCGCCCGGGACAACAAGAAGACCCGCAtcatcccccgtcacctgcagctggccgtgcgcaatgacgaggagcTGAACAAGCTGCTGGGTGGGGTGACCATCGCCCAGGGAGGCGTCCTGCCCAACATCCAGGCCGTGCTGCTGCCCAAGAAGACCGAGAGCAGCAAAGCGGCCAAGAGCAAGTGA
- the LOC130367131 gene encoding histone H2B 1.1 has product MPDPAKSAPAPKKGSKKAVTKTQKKDGKKRRKTRKESYAIYVYKVLKQVHPDTGISSKAMGIMNSFVNDIFERIAGEASRLAHYNKRSTITSREIQTAVRLLLPGELAKHAVSEGTKAVTKYTSAK; this is encoded by the coding sequence ATGCCTGATCCCGCCAAGTCTGCACCAGCGCCCAAGAAAGGCTccaagaaagccgtgaccaagacTCAGAAAAAGGACGGCAAGAAGcggaggaagaccaggaaggaaagctatgccatctacgtgtacaaggtgctcaagcaggtccaccctgacaccggcatctcctccaaggccatgggcatcatgaactcctttgtcaacgatatcttcgagcgcatcgcaggggaagcctcccgcctggctcactacaacaagcgctccaccatcacctcccgggagatccagaccgccgtgcgcctgctgctgcctggagagctggccaagcacgccgtgtccgagggcaccaaggccgtcaccaagtacaccagcgccaagtaa
- the LOC130267590 gene encoding histone H4 codes for MSGRGKGGKGLGKGGAKRHRKVLRDNIQGITKPAIRRLARRGGVKRISGLIYEETRGVLKVFLENVIRDAVTYTEHAKRKTVTAMDVVYALKRQGRTLYGFGG; via the coding sequence ATGTCGGGACGCGGTAAAGGAGGGAAAGGTCTCGGTAAGGGCGGAGCCAAGCGGCACAGGAAGGTGCTCCGGGATAACATCCAGGGCATCACCAAGCCTGCCATCCGCCGTCTAGCTCGCAGGGGAGGTGTGAAGCGCATCTCCGGCCTCATCTATGAAGAGACTCGCGGTGTCCTGAAAGTCTTCCTGGAGAACGTCATCCGTGACGCCGTCACCTACACCGAGCACGCCAAGAGGAAGACCGTCACCGCTATGGACGTGGTGTACGCCCTCAAGCGCCAGGGCCGCACTCTCTACGGCTTTGGAGGTTAA